The Deinococcus wulumuqiensis R12 genome has a window encoding:
- a CDS encoding homoaconitate hydratase family protein, producing MTTSVPPYAAASPQTGRPRPQTMAEKILSRRGDADVYAGDLAVVEVDQVMVVDSIAQSFIERMERDLGAAPKYPERVSIVVDHVAPASTVSVAQAQKEAREYAAKTGVRLFDVGRGICHQVLMEEGLAQPGWIVLGSDSHSTTYGAVAAFGSGMGATDIALAAASGKTWLRVPESVKVTLSGELRPGVSAKDVALEMIRVLGADGATYQSVEIHAGDRFTRGERMTLANLCVEAGAKAGLVVPGGDILTDYGYDVPEWVYPDAGATYVRDVELDLSALRPRMSAPSEVDNVHDVAELRGLKVDQVFIGTCTNGRIEDLHAAAEVLRGQRVSPGTRLLVIPASSRVMEQALEDGTLLTLQRAGAVLGTPGCGPCMGRHQGVLAPGEVCVSTSNRNFIGRMGDKDARIYLASPAVAAATAVMGRVALPEDLTRDLAPA from the coding sequence ATGACGACCAGCGTTCCTCCTTACGCAGCGGCCTCTCCCCAGACGGGTCGGCCCCGGCCCCAGACGATGGCCGAGAAAATCCTTTCCCGCCGAGGCGACGCCGACGTGTACGCGGGCGACCTCGCGGTGGTGGAGGTGGACCAGGTGATGGTGGTGGACTCCATCGCCCAGAGCTTTATCGAGCGGATGGAACGCGACCTCGGCGCCGCGCCGAAATACCCGGAGCGGGTGAGCATCGTGGTGGACCACGTGGCCCCGGCCAGCACCGTCAGCGTGGCGCAGGCGCAGAAGGAAGCGCGGGAGTACGCGGCGAAAACGGGCGTGCGGCTGTTCGACGTGGGGCGCGGCATCTGCCATCAGGTGCTGATGGAAGAGGGGCTGGCGCAGCCCGGCTGGATCGTGCTGGGGTCGGACAGCCACTCCACCACCTACGGCGCGGTGGCGGCCTTCGGGTCGGGCATGGGGGCCACCGACATCGCCCTGGCCGCCGCGAGCGGCAAGACCTGGCTGCGGGTGCCCGAGAGTGTCAAGGTCACCCTGAGCGGCGAGTTGCGCCCCGGCGTGAGCGCCAAGGACGTGGCCCTCGAAATGATTCGCGTGCTGGGGGCCGACGGCGCGACCTACCAGAGTGTCGAGATTCACGCCGGGGACCGCTTCACGCGCGGCGAGCGCATGACGCTGGCGAACCTGTGTGTGGAAGCGGGGGCCAAAGCCGGTCTGGTCGTGCCCGGCGGCGACATCCTGACCGACTACGGCTACGACGTGCCCGAATGGGTCTACCCCGACGCGGGCGCCACCTACGTGCGAGACGTCGAACTCGACCTCTCGGCGCTGCGGCCCCGCATGAGTGCCCCGAGCGAGGTGGACAACGTTCACGACGTGGCCGAGCTGCGCGGCCTGAAGGTGGACCAGGTCTTTATCGGCACCTGCACCAACGGGCGCATCGAGGACCTGCACGCCGCCGCCGAGGTGCTGCGCGGGCAGCGGGTCAGCCCCGGCACCCGGCTGCTGGTGATTCCCGCCAGCAGCCGGGTGATGGAGCAGGCGCTGGAGGACGGCACGCTGCTGACCCTGCAACGGGCGGGGGCGGTGCTGGGCACGCCGGGCTGCGGTCCCTGCATGGGGCGTCACCAGGGGGTGCTGGCCCCCGGCGAGGTCTGCGTAAGCACTTCCAACCGCAACTTCATCGGGCGCATGGGCGACAAGGACGCCCGCATCTACCTCGCCTCGCCTGCCGTGGCCGCCGCGACCGCCGTGATGGGCCGCGTGGCGTTGCCGGAGGACCTGACGCGGGACTTGGCCCCGGCCTGA
- a CDS encoding fumarylacetoacetate hydrolase family protein, giving the protein MRIVRVQQEGGPRWGVLEDDTIHLTGGLTGPRTGETLALTQAQLLAPAEPSKIVCVGRNYLDHIRELGNDTGDLPSEPGIFLKGPNALAEPGGTVEYPSWTENFHFEGELALVIGQRASQLKPDEALGAVLGYTCALDLTARDRQKTDLQWFRAKAADRFCPLGPWLVTDLDPRDVRVQTRVNGEIRQDGRTSHMIFDVVQILTYVTRFVTLEPGDVVLTGTPEGVGPLQRGDRVEVEVEGVGVLETHIG; this is encoded by the coding sequence ATGCGGATCGTTCGTGTGCAGCAGGAGGGCGGCCCCCGCTGGGGCGTGCTCGAAGACGACACCATTCACCTGACCGGGGGGCTGACCGGCCCGCGCACGGGGGAGACGCTGGCGCTCACGCAGGCGCAGCTCCTCGCGCCCGCCGAGCCGAGCAAAATCGTGTGTGTGGGCCGCAATTACCTCGACCACATCCGCGAACTCGGCAACGATACGGGCGACCTGCCGAGCGAACCGGGCATCTTTCTCAAGGGGCCGAACGCGCTGGCCGAACCCGGCGGCACGGTGGAGTACCCGAGCTGGACCGAGAACTTTCATTTCGAGGGCGAACTCGCGCTGGTCATCGGGCAGCGGGCCAGCCAGCTGAAGCCGGACGAGGCGCTGGGGGCGGTCCTGGGCTACACCTGTGCCCTGGACCTGACCGCCCGTGACCGGCAAAAGACCGACCTGCAATGGTTCCGTGCCAAGGCCGCCGACCGCTTTTGCCCGCTCGGTCCCTGGCTGGTCACGGACCTTGACCCGCGTGACGTGCGCGTGCAGACCCGCGTGAACGGCGAAATCCGCCAGGACGGGCGCACCAGCCACATGATTTTCGACGTGGTGCAGATTCTGACCTACGTGACCCGCTTCGTGACCCTCGAACCCGGCGACGTGGTGCTGACCGGCACCCCCGAGGGCGTGGGGCCGCTGCAGCGCGGGGACCGGGTGGAAGTGGAAGTGGAAGGCGTGGGCGTGCTCGAGACGCACATCGGCTGA
- a CDS encoding DinB family protein has protein sequence MTAPLQDPAMLAFVGATPAEVGERLKRELDLFWQHVQTRQGDWQQVQPGREWSPAQEVEHVMLISGAVTGVTRLLLSDRPLRAVPQEPGVLKDGKRQAPASALPSEQGVAWDEVAEKWAQSRAAAEEVSAQVRATPDRTFWHPFFGELDALDWQRMLASHVMSHRLLLERSAGQGRQA, from the coding sequence ATGACTGCCCCCCTTCAGGACCCTGCCATGCTCGCCTTCGTCGGTGCCACGCCCGCCGAGGTGGGGGAGCGCCTCAAGCGTGAACTCGACCTGTTCTGGCAGCACGTCCAGACCCGCCAGGGCGACTGGCAGCAGGTCCAGCCGGGCCGCGAGTGGTCGCCCGCGCAGGAAGTGGAACACGTGATGCTCATCAGCGGCGCCGTGACCGGCGTGACCCGCCTGCTGCTCTCGGACCGCCCGCTGCGTGCGGTGCCGCAGGAACCCGGCGTGCTCAAGGACGGCAAGCGGCAGGCCCCGGCGTCCGCGCTGCCGAGCGAGCAGGGCGTCGCCTGGGACGAGGTGGCGGAAAAGTGGGCGCAGAGCCGCGCCGCCGCCGAGGAAGTCTCTGCGCAGGTGCGCGCCACGCCCGACCGGACCTTCTGGCACCCCTTTTTCGGCGAGCTCGACGCCCTCGACTGGCAGCGGATGCTGGCCTCGCACGTCATGAGCCACCGCCTGCTGCTCGAACGCAGCGCCGGGCAGGGGCGGCAGGCATGA
- a CDS encoding class I SAM-dependent methyltransferase encodes MSTVHNPFATADAAERYAAGRPAFHPLVLSRLAPHLKGRDLGADVACGTGLSSVSLAELVAEVRAFDASAAMLVQAAPHPRVTYAQAPAEALPLEGDVLDVMTVAQAFHWFDRAAFLAEARRTLKPGGVLALYDDFFLGEMEGQPDFGAFAKAYIARYPTPPRHREPFGEAQAQAAGFTFHEERWKHPLALTQSQLVAYLLTHSNTLAATESGAATLNEIAAWLGGQLAPFYAGSGTRNVVYGAVLTVLRRQ; translated from the coding sequence GTGTCCACCGTCCACAACCCCTTCGCCACCGCCGACGCTGCGGAGCGTTACGCCGCCGGGCGCCCCGCCTTTCATCCGCTGGTGCTCTCCCGGCTCGCTCCGCACCTGAAGGGCCGCGACCTGGGGGCGGACGTGGCGTGTGGCACGGGCCTGTCCAGCGTCTCGCTGGCCGAGCTGGTGGCCGAGGTCCGGGCCTTCGATGCCTCCGCCGCCATGCTCGTGCAGGCCGCGCCGCACCCCCGCGTGACCTACGCGCAGGCGCCCGCCGAAGCGCTGCCGCTGGAGGGCGACGTGCTGGACGTAATGACCGTCGCGCAGGCGTTTCACTGGTTTGACCGCGCCGCTTTTCTGGCTGAGGCGCGGCGCACCCTGAAACCGGGCGGCGTGCTGGCGCTCTACGACGACTTTTTTCTGGGGGAAATGGAAGGGCAGCCGGACTTCGGTGCGTTCGCCAAAGCCTACATCGCCCGCTACCCCACCCCGCCGCGTCACCGCGAGCCGTTCGGCGAGGCCCAGGCGCAGGCCGCCGGATTCACCTTCCATGAGGAGCGCTGGAAGCACCCCCTGGCGCTCACGCAGTCGCAACTTGTCGCCTACCTGTTGACCCATTCCAACACGCTGGCGGCGACAGAAAGCGGCGCGGCCACCCTGAACGAGATTGCGGCGTGGCTCGGCGGGCAACTCGCGCCTTTCTACGCGGGAAGTGGGACGCGGAACGTGGTGTACGGGGCAGTGCTGACGGTGCTCAGGCGGCAATAG
- a CDS encoding VIT1/CCC1 transporter family protein, giving the protein MSSPTFSPHSEQHNTERIGWLRAAVLGANDGVVSVSSIVVGVAAASGVSAGTILLAGVAALVAGATSMAAGEYVSVQSQADTEQANLALEARELREQPEYELQELTDIYVARGVDPVVARQVAEQLTAADALGTHAREELGITEQLRARPFQAALASALAFITGGILPVIAAALLPHHLVSVGVTVVTLLALLLLGALAAYAGGASLWKGALRVTLWGAAAMALSALVGSLFGIKA; this is encoded by the coding sequence GTGAGTAGCCCGACTTTTTCGCCGCATTCAGAGCAGCACAACACCGAGCGCATCGGCTGGCTGCGGGCCGCCGTACTGGGGGCCAACGACGGCGTGGTGTCGGTGTCGAGCATCGTGGTGGGCGTGGCGGCGGCCAGCGGCGTGAGCGCCGGCACCATCCTGCTCGCGGGCGTGGCGGCGCTGGTGGCGGGGGCCACGTCTATGGCCGCCGGGGAGTACGTCTCGGTGCAGTCGCAGGCCGACACCGAACAGGCCAACCTCGCCCTGGAAGCGCGCGAACTGCGCGAGCAGCCCGAGTACGAGTTGCAGGAACTCACCGACATCTACGTGGCGCGCGGTGTGGACCCAGTGGTGGCGCGGCAGGTCGCCGAGCAGCTCACCGCTGCCGACGCCCTCGGCACCCACGCCCGCGAGGAACTGGGCATCACCGAGCAGCTTCGGGCGCGGCCTTTTCAGGCGGCGCTGGCTTCGGCGCTGGCGTTCATCACCGGGGGCATTCTTCCGGTGATCGCGGCGGCGCTGCTTCCTCACCACCTCGTCAGTGTGGGTGTCACCGTGGTCACCCTGCTCGCCCTGCTGCTGCTCGGCGCCCTGGCCGCCTACGCGGGCGGCGCCAGCCTGTGGAAAGGGGCGCTGCGCGTGACGCTCTGGGGCGCGGCAGCGATGGCCCTGAGCGCTCTGGTGGGCAGCCTGTTCGGAATTAAGGCCTGA
- a CDS encoding rhodanese-related sulfurtransferase, which yields MPEPHPAEPYTVAALYQFRALPDPAALREELRALGEQLGLCGTLIVAPEGINGTVAGSAAAVAELRAFLLAAGFEQMEYKESQASEQPFKRFKVRLKKEIVTLGVPVAPRERVGTYLDPHEWNALLADPDVLVVDTRNRYEVKAGTFQGAVDPEIDSFREFPAWVDEHLSGAEGKKIAMFCTGGIRCEKSTSLLLQKGFRDVFHLRGGILKYLEDVPESESRWDGECFVFDGRVTVGHGLREGGAVMCHSCGWPLTTEERQHPHFEEGVSCEHCFHRTTDAQKAAFRDRQRAYETGQR from the coding sequence GTGCCAGAGCCTCACCCCGCCGAGCCGTATACCGTCGCCGCCCTCTACCAGTTTCGCGCCCTGCCCGACCCCGCCGCGCTGCGGGAGGAGTTGCGGGCGCTCGGGGAGCAGTTGGGGCTGTGCGGCACGCTGATCGTGGCGCCGGAAGGCATCAACGGCACGGTGGCGGGAAGCGCGGCGGCGGTGGCCGAACTGCGCGCCTTCCTGCTCGCCGCCGGGTTCGAGCAGATGGAATACAAGGAGTCGCAGGCGAGCGAACAGCCCTTCAAACGCTTCAAGGTGCGGCTGAAAAAGGAAATCGTGACCCTCGGGGTGCCGGTGGCGCCGCGTGAAAGGGTCGGCACCTACCTCGACCCGCACGAGTGGAACGCGCTGCTGGCCGACCCCGACGTACTGGTGGTGGACACCCGCAACCGCTACGAGGTCAAAGCCGGGACGTTTCAGGGCGCGGTGGACCCCGAAATCGACTCCTTCCGCGAGTTTCCGGCGTGGGTGGACGAGCACCTCAGCGGCGCCGAGGGCAAAAAAATCGCCATGTTCTGCACGGGCGGCATCCGCTGTGAGAAAAGCACCAGCCTGCTGCTGCAAAAGGGCTTCCGGGACGTGTTCCACCTGCGGGGCGGCATCCTGAAGTACCTGGAGGACGTGCCCGAGAGCGAAAGCCGCTGGGACGGCGAATGCTTCGTGTTCGACGGGCGAGTGACGGTGGGGCACGGGCTACGGGAAGGCGGCGCGGTCATGTGCCACTCGTGCGGCTGGCCGCTGACCACCGAGGAGCGGCAGCACCCGCACTTCGAGGAAGGCGTGAGCTGCGAACACTGCTTCCACCGGACCACCGACGCGCAGAAGGCCGCCTTCCGGGACCGGCAACGGGCCTACGAGACGGGTCAACGGTGA
- a CDS encoding histidine phosphatase family protein → MTGARGGTGEGTARHPAQPARLILVRHGQTTHNHEGRLQGHADTPLDDTGHEQARRLAAHLLGLGIRAPTLHSSDLRRAHATAEALHRELGGTLHTFTDLREIFMGDWEGQRLDDLALSHPELHAQFWGGDPQCCAPGGETPQAAGERMYAHALAHWPAPGQTLVLVSHGIAISALLTRLLGLDYQAEFRSRRYLHVNTAYSLLTVDPVSREVLSAEVAQAGHLTGLEK, encoded by the coding sequence GTGACGGGCGCAAGAGGGGGCACAGGAGAGGGCACGGCACGACACCCAGCGCAACCGGCCCGGCTGATTCTGGTGCGCCACGGGCAGACCACGCACAACCACGAAGGCCGCTTGCAGGGCCACGCCGACACCCCGCTGGACGACACCGGGCACGAACAGGCCCGCCGCCTCGCCGCGCACCTGCTGGGCCTGGGCATCCGCGCCCCCACCCTCCACAGCAGCGACCTGCGCCGCGCCCACGCCACCGCCGAGGCGCTGCACCGTGAACTCGGCGGCACGCTGCACACCTTCACCGACCTGCGCGAGATTTTCATGGGCGACTGGGAAGGGCAGCGGCTGGACGACCTCGCCCTCAGCCACCCCGAACTGCACGCCCAGTTCTGGGGCGGCGACCCGCAGTGCTGCGCTCCGGGCGGCGAAACCCCGCAGGCGGCAGGCGAACGGATGTACGCCCATGCGCTCGCCCACTGGCCTGCGCCCGGTCAGACCCTGGTGCTCGTGTCGCACGGCATCGCCATCAGTGCGCTGCTCACGCGGCTGCTGGGGCTGGACTATCAGGCCGAGTTCCGGTCCAGGCGTTACCTGCACGTCAACACGGCGTACTCGCTGCTGACGGTGGACCCGGTAAGTCGCGAGGTGCTGAGCGCCGAGGTCGCGCAGGCCGGGCATCTGACGGGGCTTGAAAAATAG
- the sstT gene encoding serine/threonine transporter SstT, whose protein sequence is MGIFSALRRLNLVAQILIGLVLGVVISLISPEAGRAAGLMGTLFVGALKAIAPLLVLVLVIAALVNQRQGEQNNTRDVLALYALGTFAAALSAVVFSFLFPTTIPGLTAAAASDIKPPSGVLEVLQNLLLNFVANPLRALLEGNYIGVLFWAALLGLALRNSASDTTKRFFADAADAVSSLVRWIIAFAPLGILGLVASTVAETGLSALATYGRLMLVLVGCMLFIALVLNPLIVWWKLRRNPYPLVFTCLAQSGLTAFFTRSSAANIPVNLALCERLGLEEDTYSVSIPLGATINMAGAATTINVMALAAAHTLGIQVDLPTALLLAVVGAVSAAGASGVAGGSLLLIPVACSLFGIPAEIAMKMVGVGFIIGVVQDSCETALNSSTDVLFTAAADLSRRPAASI, encoded by the coding sequence ATGGGTATATTTTCCGCTTTGCGCCGTTTGAATCTGGTGGCGCAAATTCTGATCGGCCTGGTGCTGGGCGTCGTCATTTCCCTGATTTCGCCCGAGGCGGGCCGCGCCGCCGGGCTGATGGGCACGCTGTTCGTGGGGGCGCTCAAAGCCATCGCGCCGCTGCTGGTGCTGGTGCTGGTCATCGCTGCCCTCGTCAACCAGCGCCAGGGCGAGCAGAACAACACGCGCGACGTGCTGGCGCTCTACGCCCTGGGCACGTTCGCCGCCGCGCTGAGCGCCGTAGTGTTCAGCTTCCTGTTTCCGACCACCATTCCGGGGCTGACCGCCGCCGCCGCGAGTGACATCAAACCGCCCTCGGGCGTGCTGGAAGTGCTGCAAAACCTGCTGCTCAACTTTGTCGCCAACCCGCTCAGGGCGCTGCTGGAAGGCAACTACATCGGCGTGCTGTTCTGGGCCGCACTGCTGGGGCTGGCGCTGCGCAACTCCGCGTCGGACACCACCAAGCGCTTTTTTGCCGACGCCGCCGACGCCGTGTCCTCGCTGGTGCGCTGGATTATCGCCTTCGCGCCGCTGGGCATCCTGGGGCTGGTGGCCTCCACCGTCGCGGAAACGGGCCTGTCCGCGCTCGCCACCTATGGCCGCCTGATGCTGGTGCTGGTGGGCTGCATGCTGTTTATCGCGCTGGTGCTCAACCCGCTCATCGTGTGGTGGAAGCTGCGGCGCAATCCCTACCCGCTGGTCTTCACCTGCCTGGCCCAGAGCGGCCTGACCGCCTTTTTCACCCGCAGTTCGGCGGCCAACATCCCGGTCAACCTCGCGCTGTGTGAGCGCCTGGGGCTGGAAGAAGACACCTACTCGGTGTCCATTCCGCTGGGCGCGACCATCAACATGGCGGGCGCGGCGACCACCATCAACGTGATGGCGCTGGCGGCGGCGCACACGCTGGGTATTCAGGTGGACCTGCCCACCGCGCTGCTGCTCGCCGTGGTGGGGGCGGTCAGCGCGGCGGGCGCCTCGGGCGTGGCGGGCGGCTCGCTGCTCCTGATTCCGGTGGCGTGCAGCCTGTTCGGGATTCCTGCCGAAATCGCCATGAAGATGGTGGGCGTGGGCTTCATCATCGGCGTGGTGCAGGACTCGTGCGAAACGGCGCTCAACTCCTCCACCGACGTGCTGTTCACGGCGGCGGCGGACCTGTCCAGGCGACCTGCGGCGAGCATCTGA
- a CDS encoding DUF1517 domain-containing protein codes for MGRPTQVLAPDPRCPRSRRPQSRRPRSRRLLALAACGTLALGGFSLPLASGPDLLSPGQAIAQSGGGFGGSSSGGGYSGGGYSGGGGYSGGGYSGGGYSGPIIIGGGYYGGGMGYGGGMGLLPLIIFGVVIFGVVAMMRRNLGGGGARGLGSLGSASGTAQAVSVQLLLAEGDEVKSALQRIAQQGDPDTNAGLARMVQEAALVALRHPERWVYGNVERAQGAASAAGNQVGAWATEARAAFQEQTTSNYQNNDPSSGFQRRTNYSYDKEVADLYLAVTIAVAAHTLGNLPPAGATTAAEARAALLAISGVTEGDLIRAEVIWSPDTEGEFLSEDDAIVKYPKLTKL; via the coding sequence ATGGGACGCCCGACTCAAGTTTTAGCCCCCGACCCTCGCTGCCCCCGGTCACGCCGCCCCCAGTCACGCCGCCCCCGGTCACGGCGCCTGCTGGCCCTGGCCGCCTGCGGCACCCTGGCGCTGGGGGGCTTTTCTCTGCCCCTCGCCTCCGGGCCGGACCTGCTCAGCCCCGGACAGGCCATCGCCCAGTCCGGCGGGGGCTTTGGCGGCAGCAGCTCGGGCGGCGGATACAGCGGTGGGGGATACAGTGGTGGTGGGGGCTACTCCGGGGGCGGGTACTCCGGCGGCGGCTACAGCGGGCCGATCATCATCGGGGGCGGGTACTACGGCGGCGGTATGGGCTACGGGGGAGGCATGGGCCTGCTTCCCCTGATCATCTTCGGGGTGGTGATTTTCGGGGTGGTCGCCATGATGCGCCGCAACCTCGGCGGGGGCGGCGCACGCGGCCTGGGCAGCCTGGGCAGCGCCAGCGGCACCGCACAGGCGGTCAGCGTGCAACTGCTGCTCGCCGAGGGCGACGAGGTCAAAAGCGCCCTGCAACGCATCGCGCAGCAGGGGGACCCCGACACCAACGCCGGACTGGCCCGGATGGTGCAGGAAGCCGCGCTGGTGGCGCTGCGTCACCCCGAGCGCTGGGTGTACGGCAACGTGGAGCGGGCGCAGGGGGCGGCGAGCGCGGCAGGCAACCAGGTGGGCGCCTGGGCCACCGAGGCCCGCGCCGCCTTTCAGGAGCAGACCACCAGCAACTACCAGAACAATGACCCGAGCAGCGGCTTTCAGCGCCGCACCAACTACAGCTACGACAAGGAAGTGGCAGACCTCTACCTCGCCGTGACCATCGCCGTCGCGGCGCACACCCTGGGCAACCTGCCTCCCGCCGGGGCCACCACTGCGGCCGAGGCCCGCGCCGCGCTGCTCGCCATCAGCGGCGTGACCGAAGGCGACCTGATCCGCGCCGAGGTCATCTGGAGTCCCGACACCGAAGGCGAATTCCTCAGCGAGGACGACGCCATCGTGAAATACCCCAAGCTGACCAAGCTGTAA
- a CDS encoding 3-isopropylmalate dehydratase small subunit (catalyzes the formation of homoisocitrate from cis-homoaconitate) yields the protein MPRIWKFGDSVNTDDILPGKFAPFMAGEDVFQTFAFHYVRPEFAAEVRPGDVLIGGRNWGLGSSREYAPQALKKLRIGGIVAPSFARIHYRNLLNLGIPAFEYDLTTLLEDGDEVTLDAQTGLLTHAGGTVQLPPPPEFLREALREGSILDFFKKHGRFPGEKVSSAK from the coding sequence ATGCCCAGAATCTGGAAATTCGGCGACAGCGTCAACACCGACGACATCCTGCCCGGCAAGTTCGCCCCCTTCATGGCGGGTGAGGACGTGTTTCAGACCTTCGCCTTCCACTATGTCCGCCCCGAGTTCGCCGCCGAGGTTCGGCCCGGAGACGTGCTGATCGGGGGCCGCAACTGGGGCCTGGGGTCCAGCCGCGAGTACGCGCCGCAAGCCCTCAAGAAGCTGCGAATCGGCGGCATCGTCGCGCCGAGCTTTGCCCGCATTCATTACCGCAACCTGCTCAACCTGGGCATTCCCGCCTTCGAGTACGACCTGACGACCCTGCTGGAGGACGGCGACGAGGTGACGCTCGACGCCCAGACCGGCCTGCTGACCCACGCGGGCGGCACCGTGCAGCTGCCCCCCCCACCCGAGTTTCTGCGCGAGGCGCTCAGGGAAGGCAGCATTCTGGACTTTTTCAAGAAGCACGGGCGGTTCCCCGGCGAGAAAGTCAGCTCCGCCAAGTAA
- a CDS encoding endonuclease: protein MDPTTPGMDVPSAVLQETQARFIRRDPEREACLQRLNVGGPLAAESPERVEARLTRLGVPQPEAQAVAQGEADVKSVAQHLPEDIRLTAERVLGANDLVNVGYLDQARSCSRAVCRVVIRDSRGRTQGFGTGWLCSPQVMVTNNHVLGDTQTARQSVIEFDYELRGDGTLLERTTFALDPERLFLTSEELDYTFVAVQGDPSGFGWLPLYGSADKNVLGEALSIIQHPSGEPKQVALRENRLVDRLPDFLHYETDTAPGSSGSPVFNDAWEVVALHHSGVPRRNDQGQVLKRNGQPLRTGDSGDQIAWVANEGVRVSRLLEDLQSRTDAQGKALVQDILSPVRPPLIGSPQVSPRGPVLAHAPATAAQADPSEAQAARVIDLGTLSAGADGALTVPVTLKFQVQAPETKPAPRPEPAPQPEPLPDDGPDTGTDSGPLTPPPPHTPQPGGERPYLPADDAQQAERYYAGVTAQTPQARSPQARFLALSQLLTRTHKAQPRYNPSGEVYPWVDVWPDGKLRSIYSASEHDPQEFIAADLAAQERRERLAAQEGLDVDTLEDAVPYNCEHVVPQSWYAKREPMRGDLHHLFSCEPNCNSFRGNTPYFDFPDYGEALRTDCGKREPGEFEPANGKGAVARATLYFLLRYPGVIRTYSERHLQTLLGWHRADPPGDWERHRNAAIFERQGNRNPLIDHPEWAEEIAFEEGLGR, encoded by the coding sequence ATGGACCCCACCACCCCCGGTATGGACGTTCCCAGCGCAGTTTTGCAGGAAACGCAGGCCCGCTTCATTCGGCGTGACCCCGAGCGCGAAGCGTGCCTGCAACGGCTGAACGTGGGTGGCCCGCTGGCCGCCGAGTCGCCCGAACGGGTGGAAGCGCGGCTGACCCGGCTGGGCGTGCCGCAGCCCGAGGCGCAGGCGGTGGCGCAGGGCGAAGCCGACGTGAAAAGCGTGGCGCAGCACCTGCCCGAAGACATTCGCCTGACCGCCGAGCGGGTGCTGGGGGCCAACGACCTCGTGAACGTGGGCTATCTGGACCAGGCCCGCTCGTGCTCGCGGGCGGTGTGCCGGGTGGTCATCCGGGACAGCCGGGGCCGCACCCAGGGCTTCGGGACCGGCTGGCTGTGCAGCCCGCAGGTGATGGTGACGAACAACCACGTGCTGGGGGACACGCAGACGGCGCGGCAATCGGTCATCGAGTTCGACTACGAACTGCGCGGCGACGGCACGCTGCTGGAGCGCACGACGTTCGCGCTGGACCCCGAGCGGCTGTTTCTGACCTCGGAAGAACTGGACTACACCTTCGTGGCGGTGCAGGGCGACCCGTCGGGCTTCGGCTGGCTTCCGCTCTACGGCAGCGCCGACAAGAACGTGCTGGGCGAGGCGCTGAGCATCATTCAGCACCCCAGCGGCGAACCCAAGCAGGTCGCGCTGCGCGAAAACCGGCTGGTGGACCGCCTGCCCGACTTCCTGCACTACGAAACCGACACCGCGCCCGGCAGCAGCGGCAGCCCAGTGTTCAACGACGCCTGGGAAGTGGTGGCGCTGCACCACAGCGGCGTGCCCCGGCGCAACGACCAAGGGCAGGTGCTCAAGCGCAACGGTCAGCCGCTGCGGACGGGCGATTCGGGCGACCAGATCGCCTGGGTGGCGAACGAAGGCGTGCGCGTCAGCCGCCTGCTCGAAGACCTCCAGTCCCGCACCGACGCCCAGGGCAAGGCGCTGGTGCAAGACATCCTCTCGCCAGTGCGCCCACCGCTCATCGGCAGTCCCCAGGTCAGCCCGCGCGGGCCGGTGCTGGCCCATGCCCCGGCGACGGCGGCGCAGGCCGACCCCAGCGAGGCGCAGGCGGCGCGGGTCATCGACCTCGGCACGCTGAGCGCCGGAGCGGACGGGGCGCTGACAGTGCCGGTCACGCTGAAGTTTCAGGTGCAGGCCCCCGAGACGAAGCCCGCGCCCCGCCCTGAACCTGCCCCCCAACCCGAACCCCTTCCCGACGACGGGCCAGATACGGGAACGGACAGCGGCCCGCTCACCCCTCCCCCCCCGCACACCCCGCAGCCCGGCGGTGAGCGCCCCTACCTGCCCGCCGACGACGCGCAGCAGGCCGAGCGGTACTACGCGGGCGTCACGGCGCAGACCCCCCAGGCCCGCTCCCCACAGGCCCGCTTTCTGGCCCTCTCGCAACTGCTCACGCGCACCCACAAGGCTCAGCCGCGCTACAACCCGTCGGGCGAGGTCTATCCCTGGGTGGACGTGTGGCCCGACGGCAAGCTGCGGTCCATCTACTCGGCCAGCGAGCACGACCCGCAGGAGTTCATCGCCGCCGACCTCGCCGCGCAGGAACGCCGCGAACGGCTGGCCGCGCAAGAAGGGCTGGACGTGGACACCCTCGAAGACGCCGTGCCCTACAACTGCGAGCACGTGGTGCCGCAGAGCTGGTACGCCAAGCGCGAGCCGATGCGCGGCGACCTGCACCACCTGTTTTCCTGCGAACCGAACTGCAACTCGTTCCGGGGCAACACGCCCTATTTCGACTTTCCCGACTACGGCGAGGCGCTGCGGACCGACTGCGGCAAGCGTGAGCCGGGCGAGTTCGAACCCGCGAACGGCAAGGGAGCGGTGGCCCGCGCCACGCTGTATTTCCTGCTGCGGTATCCCGGCGTGATTCGCACCTACAGCGAGCGGCACCTGCAGACCCTGCTCGGCTGGCACCGCGCCGACCCGCCCGGCGACTGGGAACGCCACCGCAACGCCGCGATTTTCGAGCGCCAGGGCAACCGCAACCCGCTGATCGACCACCCCGAGTGGGCCGAGGAGATCGCCTTCGAGGAAGGGCTGGGGCGCTAG